In the Vibrio gigantis genome, one interval contains:
- the bioF gene encoding 8-amino-7-oxononanoate synthase: protein MPLFKARIKEALVHRREQGLTRQLKVLENSNGPLLNSEGSSFINFSSNDYLGLANDPDLVDAWQTGLSQYGAGSAASPLVTGFSPAHRNLEAQLCEWLGFERAILFSSGFSANQALLFSLLEKDDSLLQDKLNHASLMEAGMLCPATMKRFKHNDTQHLESLLSRSLQSLVVTEGVFSMDGDQAPLNQISNLTNQYDSWLAVDDAHGIGVLGDKGAGSCSISQITPDILVVTFGKAFGLSGAAVLCSSEVGDYLTQFARHHVYSTAIPPSQAVALSHACQMIQMQDWRREKLTELGAIYAEQMSGIQGFIDTQTPIKPFVIGEAQAALSVAEELKRNQIWVTAIRPPTVPTGTARLRITLTANHTQKQILQLTGSLRQAVERSVESSFESNREINIETNNEAQ from the coding sequence ATGCCACTGTTTAAAGCTCGCATTAAAGAAGCCCTTGTTCATCGCCGTGAGCAAGGGTTAACACGTCAACTCAAGGTGCTCGAAAACAGCAATGGACCTTTGCTGAATAGCGAAGGTTCTAGTTTCATCAATTTTTCGAGTAATGATTATTTAGGCTTGGCGAACGATCCTGATCTGGTCGATGCATGGCAAACTGGGCTTTCCCAATACGGGGCTGGAAGTGCGGCATCGCCATTGGTTACAGGCTTTAGTCCTGCTCATCGAAACTTAGAGGCTCAGCTGTGTGAGTGGCTCGGTTTCGAACGTGCGATTCTGTTTAGTTCTGGTTTCAGTGCTAATCAAGCCTTGTTGTTTTCTCTGCTCGAAAAAGACGATTCACTATTGCAAGACAAACTTAACCACGCCTCTTTGATGGAAGCGGGGATGCTATGTCCTGCAACAATGAAACGTTTTAAACATAACGACACGCAACATCTCGAGTCGCTACTAAGTCGTTCTCTACAATCCTTGGTTGTGACGGAAGGCGTGTTCAGTATGGATGGCGACCAAGCTCCCCTTAATCAAATATCTAACTTGACCAATCAATACGACAGTTGGCTAGCCGTTGATGATGCCCACGGTATTGGTGTATTGGGTGATAAAGGGGCTGGGAGCTGCAGCATTTCGCAAATAACACCTGATATTTTGGTCGTGACTTTCGGTAAAGCATTTGGCCTTTCTGGTGCTGCGGTTTTGTGTTCGTCAGAGGTGGGTGATTACTTAACTCAGTTTGCTCGTCATCATGTTTATTCGACGGCGATACCACCTTCGCAGGCGGTGGCTTTGTCCCACGCTTGCCAGATGATTCAAATGCAGGATTGGCGTCGTGAGAAGCTAACCGAGTTAGGGGCCATCTATGCAGAGCAGATGAGCGGCATCCAAGGTTTTATTGATACTCAGACTCCGATTAAGCCGTTTGTGATCGGTGAAGCTCAGGCTGCGCTCTCCGTTGCAGAAGAATTAAAGCGCAACCAAATTTGGGTCACTGCAATTAGGCCACCAACGGTTCCGACCGGGACAGCTCGTCTACGTATTACGTTAACCGCCAATCACACTCAAAAGCAGATTCTTCAGTTAACTGGTTCGTTACGTCAAGCAGTGGAAAGAAGTGTTGAATCAAGCTTTGAATCCAATCGCGAAATTAACATCGAAACAAATAATGAGGCTCAGTAA
- the bioC gene encoding malonyl-ACP O-methyltransferase BioC yields the protein MSQEAVVHNYVGQDKSAIAEAFGKAATTYDTHAEFQRDVGHRLLDKLPTDLSGLKVLDLGCGTGYFSEQIVKRGAEVVCADLSVGMLKAAEQRCGASVFLYQQADAEQLPFEDGCFDIVFSSLALQWCDDLSSPLKEMKRVTASGGRVIFSTLLDGSLFELEKSWSKIDTHQHVNHFITINQVKIALAQSSCTAHQLDLPTITVWYDTAFELMRDLKGIGANHVSGRSQGLTSRRMLQLVEREYREFKNHKGFLPATYQVCLGVIQL from the coding sequence ATGTCACAAGAAGCAGTCGTGCATAATTACGTAGGCCAAGATAAGAGTGCGATTGCCGAAGCCTTCGGCAAAGCAGCAACAACCTATGACACACACGCAGAGTTTCAGCGCGATGTTGGTCACCGATTACTGGATAAGTTACCAACTGATCTCTCAGGTTTAAAGGTACTCGATTTAGGTTGCGGTACGGGGTATTTCTCCGAACAGATAGTGAAGCGTGGTGCTGAGGTAGTGTGCGCTGATCTTTCTGTTGGAATGTTAAAAGCGGCGGAACAACGCTGCGGAGCATCGGTCTTTTTATATCAACAAGCTGACGCTGAACAATTACCGTTTGAAGATGGATGTTTTGACATCGTTTTTTCAAGCTTAGCGTTGCAATGGTGTGATGATTTATCGTCGCCTTTAAAAGAGATGAAGCGCGTTACAGCGAGTGGTGGACGTGTAATTTTCTCAACTTTGCTTGATGGGTCACTGTTTGAACTGGAAAAGTCATGGTCCAAAATTGACACACATCAACACGTTAACCATTTTATTACAATCAATCAGGTAAAAATTGCGTTAGCGCAATCTAGCTGTACTGCTCATCAACTAGACTTGCCCACCATCACCGTTTGGTACGACACTGCGTTTGAACTGATGCGCGACCTTAAAGGCATTGGCGCTAATCACGTAAGTGGTCGCTCACAAGGTTTAACAAGTCGCCGTATGTTGCAACTTGTTGAACGGGAATATCGAGAGTTCAAAAACCATAAAGGTTTCTTACCAGCAACATATCAAGTTTGTTTAGGGGTTATTCAATTATGA
- the bioD gene encoding dethiobiotin synthase has product MIDALFIAGTDTEVGKTVVSKAILQALAAQDLSTIGYKPVAAGCEQYSEGLRNSDALHLQEAATQDIAYEDVNPYALLLPSSPHIAAKHDGVVIDDAVLSAKLEQHKQNSDIVLVEGAGGWRVPVSDDEYLSSWVKKEQLPVVLTVGIKLGCLSHALLTAEAIRADGLNLVGWVANRINPGTEHYADIIAMLEDKLGAPKLGEIPYVPKAKSKNIGKYIDVQPLLAL; this is encoded by the coding sequence ATGATTGATGCATTATTCATTGCAGGTACGGATACCGAAGTGGGAAAAACTGTGGTTTCAAAAGCGATTCTTCAAGCTTTGGCCGCACAAGATTTATCAACAATTGGCTACAAGCCAGTTGCTGCAGGGTGTGAACAATACTCTGAAGGGTTGCGTAACAGTGATGCTTTACATCTTCAAGAAGCGGCGACGCAAGATATTGCTTACGAAGACGTTAACCCGTACGCGTTGCTACTGCCTTCATCACCTCACATCGCTGCCAAGCATGACGGTGTAGTGATTGATGACGCAGTATTATCTGCAAAGCTAGAACAGCATAAGCAAAACTCTGACATCGTTTTAGTTGAAGGTGCGGGTGGTTGGCGTGTACCGGTTTCAGACGACGAATACTTGTCTAGCTGGGTTAAAAAAGAACAGCTTCCAGTTGTATTGACGGTTGGTATTAAGCTTGGTTGTTTGAGTCACGCTCTGTTAACAGCAGAAGCGATTCGTGCAGATGGTTTAAACCTAGTAGGTTGGGTAGCAAATCGTATCAACCCTGGTACTGAGCACTACGCAGATATTATTGCGATGCTTGAAGATAAGCTAGGTGCGCCAAAGTTAGGTGAAATTCCTTACGTACCAAAAGCGAAGTCTAAGAACATTGGTAAATACATTGATGTGCAGCCTTTACTTGCACTTTAA
- the htpX gene encoding protease HtpX, with protein sequence MKRVMLFLATNLAVVLVLSVVLNIVYAVTGMQPGSLSGLLVMAAVFGFGGSFISLMMSKKMALRSVGGMVIESPRNETEHWLMETVSRQSQQVGIGMPTVAIYDSPDINAFATGAKRDDSLVAVSTGLLHNMTRDEAEAVLAHEVSHIANGDMVTMTLMQGVVNTFVIFLSRFIANIVASNDNEEEGGSNMMVYFGVSMVLELVFGFLASFITMWYSRHREFHADAGAAHLVGKEKMIAALERLKVSHEPQLEGSMMAFGINGKKSLTELLMSHPPLDKRIASLRNM encoded by the coding sequence ATGAAGCGAGTAATGTTGTTCCTTGCAACCAACCTAGCGGTTGTATTGGTACTAAGTGTTGTTCTTAATATTGTATACGCAGTCACAGGTATGCAACCCGGTAGCCTCTCTGGCTTATTGGTGATGGCTGCGGTATTTGGTTTCGGCGGCTCATTCATTTCATTAATGATGTCAAAGAAAATGGCGCTACGTTCTGTAGGCGGCATGGTCATTGAAAGCCCGCGTAACGAAACAGAACACTGGTTGATGGAGACGGTAAGCCGTCAATCTCAACAAGTGGGTATTGGTATGCCAACAGTGGCGATCTACGATTCACCTGACATCAACGCATTTGCGACAGGTGCAAAGCGCGATGATTCATTAGTAGCTGTATCGACAGGCTTACTGCACAACATGACACGTGACGAAGCTGAAGCGGTGTTAGCTCATGAAGTTAGCCACATCGCAAATGGCGACATGGTGACAATGACCTTAATGCAAGGTGTTGTGAACACGTTCGTTATCTTCCTATCTCGTTTCATTGCCAACATCGTGGCGTCGAATGACAACGAGGAAGAAGGTGGCAGCAACATGATGGTGTACTTCGGTGTGTCTATGGTGTTGGAACTGGTCTTCGGTTTCCTAGCAAGCTTCATTACGATGTGGTACAGCCGTCATCGTGAATTCCATGCCGATGCAGGTGCTGCACATTTGGTAGGTAAAGAGAAGATGATTGCTGCGCTAGAGCGTCTAAAGGTGAGCCACGAGCCACAACTAGAAGGTTCTATGATGGCGTTTGGTATCAACGGTAAGAAGTCTCTTACAGAGCTTCTAATGAGCCATCCGCCGCTAGATAAACGTATTGCGTCTCTACGTAACATGTAA
- the purB gene encoding adenylosuccinate lyase, whose translation MELSALTAVSPVDGRYGSKTIALRSIFSEFGLLKYRSIVEIRWLQKLAATDAIKEVPAFSAEANQFLDELAANFSEEDALRIKEIERTTNHDVKAVEYFLKEKVAGVPELHAVNEFIHFACTSEDINNTSHALMLKEARDTVILPEIRNVIDAIKALANEYRDIPLLSRTHGQPASPSTMGKEMANVAYRMERQFKQIESVEILAKINGAVGNYNAHLSAYPEVEWHQFSEEFITESLGVTWNPYTTQIEPHDYIAELFDAVARFNTILLDFDRDVWGYIALGHFKQKTIAGEIGSSTMPHKVNPIDFENSEGNLGLANAVFSHLAQKLPVSRWQRDLTDSTVLRNLGVGVGYAIIAYTSTLKGISKLEVNREALLAELDKNWEVLAEPVQTVMRRYGIEKPYEKLKELTRGKRVDGEGMRAFIDGLEIPADEKVRLKEMTPANYIGQAIELTDKL comes from the coding sequence ATGGAACTGTCAGCATTGACTGCTGTTTCACCAGTAGACGGCCGTTACGGAAGTAAGACTATTGCATTACGCAGCATCTTTAGTGAGTTTGGACTACTAAAGTACCGCTCTATCGTTGAAATTCGTTGGTTACAAAAGCTTGCAGCAACTGATGCAATCAAAGAAGTACCAGCGTTCAGTGCAGAAGCTAACCAGTTTCTTGATGAACTAGCCGCTAACTTCAGCGAAGAAGACGCTCTGCGTATCAAAGAGATCGAGCGCACGACAAACCACGACGTAAAAGCGGTTGAGTACTTCTTGAAAGAGAAAGTTGCGGGCGTTCCTGAGCTTCACGCAGTTAACGAATTCATTCACTTTGCATGTACTTCTGAAGACATCAACAACACCTCTCACGCGCTTATGCTTAAAGAAGCTCGTGACACAGTGATTCTTCCAGAAATTCGTAACGTAATCGATGCTATCAAAGCACTTGCGAACGAGTACCGTGATATTCCTCTTCTTTCTCGTACACACGGTCAGCCAGCTTCTCCTTCGACTATGGGTAAAGAGATGGCGAACGTTGCGTACCGTATGGAACGTCAATTCAAGCAAATCGAAAGCGTTGAGATCCTAGCGAAAATCAACGGCGCTGTAGGTAACTACAACGCTCACCTTTCTGCATACCCTGAAGTTGAATGGCACCAATTCAGCGAAGAGTTCATCACTGAATCTCTTGGCGTAACTTGGAACCCGTACACAACTCAAATCGAACCTCACGATTACATCGCTGAGCTATTCGACGCTGTTGCTCGTTTCAATACAATTCTTCTAGACTTCGACCGTGACGTTTGGGGCTACATCGCTCTTGGTCACTTCAAGCAGAAGACTATTGCTGGCGAAATCGGTTCTTCTACAATGCCGCATAAAGTAAACCCAATTGACTTCGAAAACTCTGAAGGCAACCTTGGCCTAGCTAACGCAGTATTTAGCCACCTTGCACAAAAGCTTCCAGTTTCTCGCTGGCAACGTGACCTAACTGACTCTACGGTTCTTCGTAACCTAGGTGTTGGTGTTGGCTACGCAATCATTGCATACACTTCAACTCTGAAAGGTATTAGCAAGCTAGAAGTTAACCGTGAAGCGCTACTTGCTGAACTAGACAAGAACTGGGAAGTACTAGCTGAACCAGTACAAACAGTGATGCGTCGCTACGGTATCGAGAAGCCATACGAGAAGCTAAAAGAGCTAACTCGCGGTAAGCGTGTAGATGGCGAAGGCATGCGTGCATTCATCGACGGTCTTGAAATCCCTGCAGACGAGAAAGTTCGCCTGAAAGAGATGACACCAGCGAACTACATTGGTCAAGCAATCGAGCTGACTGACAAACTGTAA
- the hflD gene encoding high frequency lysogenization protein HflD gives MANTLYDRTIAFAGICQAVALVQQVAKDGHCDKDAFEASLSAILNTNPANTVGVFGREANLKLGLECLVKGIDSTPAGSDITRYIISLMALERKLSSRNDSMSQLGDRIQTAERQTEHFDLFDEQMISNLASIYLDVVSPIGPRIQVSGTPAVLQQTSSQHKVRALLLSGIRSAVLWRQVGGKRRHLIFGRKKMIEQAQILLARM, from the coding sequence GTGGCTAATACACTTTATGACCGTACGATTGCTTTCGCCGGAATTTGCCAAGCTGTGGCTTTGGTTCAACAAGTAGCGAAAGACGGCCATTGTGATAAAGATGCCTTCGAAGCTTCACTCAGTGCTATTTTAAATACCAACCCGGCGAACACTGTGGGCGTATTTGGACGTGAAGCGAACCTAAAGCTAGGTCTTGAGTGCTTAGTAAAAGGTATCGATAGTACTCCAGCTGGTAGCGATATTACTCGCTACATCATCAGCTTGATGGCTCTTGAGCGTAAGCTATCTTCTCGTAACGACTCAATGTCTCAGCTTGGCGATCGCATTCAAACTGCAGAACGCCAAACTGAACACTTTGATCTGTTTGACGAGCAAATGATCAGCAACCTAGCGAGCATCTACCTTGATGTTGTGAGCCCTATTGGTCCACGTATTCAGGTATCTGGCACACCAGCGGTACTTCAACAGACATCGAGCCAGCACAAAGTTCGTGCACTCCTTCTGTCAGGAATTCGAAGCGCTGTTCTTTGGCGCCAGGTTGGTGGTAAACGCCGCCACCTTATCTTCGGTCGCAAGAAGATGATCGAGCAGGCTCAAATCCTGCTAGCTCGAATGTAA
- the mnmA gene encoding tRNA 2-thiouridine(34) synthase MnmA, with translation MSDISSGNSEKKVIVGMSGGVDSSVSAYLLQQQGYQVEGLFMKNWEEDDNEEYCTAAEDLADAQAVCDKLGIHLHTINFAAEYWDNVFEYFLEEYKAGRTPNPDILCNKEIKFKAFLEFADEVLDADYIAMGHYVRRTFPTQEELDAGVKPEMLRGLDSNKDQSYFLYTLSSDQVARSLFPVGELEKPEVRRIAEEQDLITAKKKDSTGICFIGERKFTEFLGKYLPAQPGNIETPEGQVIGQHQGLMYHTLGQRKGLHIGGTKGGGGNEEPWFVGEKDLKRNVLIAVQGKDHPLLKSEGLIASQLHWVNRTPITEVMTCTVKTRYRQTDIPCTIIPIDDENIKVIFDEPQIAVTPGQSAVFYLDDVCLGGGIIEKRI, from the coding sequence ATGTCAGATATCAGCTCTGGAAACAGCGAAAAGAAAGTAATTGTCGGTATGTCCGGCGGTGTAGATTCGTCAGTATCGGCGTATCTTCTTCAGCAACAAGGCTATCAGGTAGAAGGCCTTTTCATGAAAAACTGGGAAGAAGACGATAACGAAGAATACTGCACGGCAGCTGAAGACCTTGCTGATGCTCAAGCGGTATGTGACAAACTAGGTATCCACCTTCACACTATCAACTTTGCTGCAGAATACTGGGACAACGTATTCGAATACTTCCTTGAAGAGTACAAAGCAGGCCGTACGCCTAACCCAGATATCCTTTGTAACAAAGAAATCAAATTCAAAGCATTCTTAGAGTTTGCGGATGAAGTGCTAGACGCAGACTACATTGCGATGGGTCACTACGTTCGTCGTACTTTCCCAACTCAAGAAGAGCTAGACGCTGGCGTAAAACCAGAAATGCTACGCGGTCTAGACAGCAACAAAGACCAAAGCTATTTCCTATACACGCTAAGCTCAGATCAAGTGGCACGCAGCCTATTCCCTGTCGGTGAATTAGAGAAGCCAGAAGTGCGACGTATTGCTGAAGAGCAAGACTTGATCACAGCGAAGAAGAAAGATTCAACAGGCATCTGCTTTATCGGCGAGCGTAAGTTCACTGAGTTCCTAGGCAAATACCTACCGGCACAACCGGGTAACATCGAAACACCTGAAGGCCAAGTTATTGGTCAACACCAAGGTTTGATGTACCACACGCTAGGTCAGCGTAAAGGCCTTCATATTGGCGGCACTAAAGGTGGCGGCGGTAACGAAGAGCCATGGTTTGTTGGTGAAAAAGATCTCAAGCGTAATGTTCTGATCGCAGTACAAGGTAAAGACCACCCTCTTCTAAAATCAGAAGGTTTGATCGCGTCTCAGCTTCACTGGGTAAATCGCACTCCAATTACTGAAGTTATGACATGCACGGTAAAAACACGTTACCGTCAAACCGATATTCCTTGTACAATCATCCCAATTGATGATGAGAACATTAAGGTTATTTTTGATGAACCACAGATTGCTGTGACCCCAGGTCAATCGGCAGTGTTCTACCTAGACGACGTTTGTCTTGGTGGCGGTATCATCGAAAAGCGCATCTAA
- a CDS encoding inosine/guanosine kinase, whose protein sequence is MKFPGQRKSKHYFPVHARDPLVSQAQSSKRMSRTHIIGIDQTLVDIEAKVSSELIEKYGLSKGHSLVIGDAAAESLYQELKEQCLITNEYAGGTIGNTLHNYSVLADDRSTLLGVMSQDIKIGSYGYRYLCNTSSRMDLNHLQGVDGAIGRCFALITEDGERTFAISEGQMNQLKPESIPEKIFKSASALVLTAYLVRCKPGDPMPEATMKAIEYAKKYDVPVVLTLGTKFVIQDDPEFWKDFLEQHVTVVAMNEDEAEALTGESDPLAASDKALEWVDLVLCTAGPVGLFMAGYTEDAAKRETSLPLLPGSIAEFNRFEFSRPAHKDLCENPTKVYSHIAPYMGGPEKIKNTNGAGDAALSALLHDMAANKYHKENVPNSSKHQHSFLTYSSFSQVCKYSNRASYEVLVQHSPRLSRGLPEREDSLEEAYWER, encoded by the coding sequence ATGAAATTCCCTGGACAACGTAAATCAAAGCACTACTTTCCGGTTCACGCTCGTGATCCTCTAGTGAGCCAAGCTCAAAGCAGTAAAAGAATGTCACGCACTCATATTATCGGTATTGACCAAACATTGGTGGATATTGAAGCAAAGGTGAGTTCTGAACTTATTGAGAAGTATGGTTTGAGCAAGGGACATTCACTGGTTATTGGTGACGCAGCCGCTGAATCTTTATATCAAGAATTAAAAGAACAGTGCCTGATTACTAATGAATACGCTGGTGGCACAATTGGTAACACATTACACAACTATTCAGTGCTAGCGGATGACCGTTCTACTCTACTGGGTGTCATGAGCCAAGATATTAAGATTGGTAGCTACGGTTACCGCTATTTATGTAATACATCAAGCAGAATGGATCTGAACCATTTACAAGGGGTAGATGGTGCAATCGGTCGCTGTTTTGCATTAATTACAGAAGACGGTGAACGTACTTTCGCAATTAGCGAAGGACAAATGAACCAATTAAAACCAGAAAGCATTCCTGAAAAAATCTTCAAAAGTGCTTCTGCTTTAGTTTTAACGGCTTATTTAGTTCGTTGTAAACCAGGTGACCCTATGCCTGAAGCAACAATGAAAGCGATCGAGTACGCGAAGAAATACGATGTGCCAGTAGTTCTTACATTGGGTACTAAGTTCGTTATTCAAGATGATCCAGAATTCTGGAAAGATTTCCTTGAGCAACACGTAACGGTTGTTGCAATGAATGAAGACGAAGCTGAAGCATTAACGGGTGAAAGCGATCCACTGGCTGCATCAGATAAAGCGTTAGAGTGGGTAGATCTTGTTCTATGCACTGCGGGACCTGTTGGTCTATTTATGGCTGGCTATACGGAAGATGCAGCTAAGCGTGAAACGTCACTGCCTTTACTTCCAGGTTCAATTGCTGAGTTCAACCGTTTTGAATTTAGCCGCCCTGCGCATAAAGATTTATGTGAAAACCCAACTAAGGTGTATTCACACATTGCGCCTTACATGGGTGGTCCAGAAAAGATCAAAAACACCAATGGTGCGGGTGATGCTGCTTTATCGGCTTTATTGCATGATATGGCTGCTAATAAGTACCACAAAGAAAATGTGCCAAACTCAAGTAAGCACCAACATTCATTTTTGACGTACTCCTCTTTCTCACAAGTTTGTAAATATTCAAACCGTGCAAGTTACGAAGTGTTAGTTCAGCACTCCCCACGTTTATCACGTGGTCTTCCAGAAAGAGAAGATAGTTTAGAAGAAGCGTACTGGGAAAGATAA
- a CDS encoding H-NS family histone-like protein codes for MSELTKTLLNIRSLRAFSRELTLEQLEEALDKLTIVVQERQESEAEERAAKAEQEAKLSAIAEQIAKDGIDVADLIAALSGEAKSKTTKAKRAPRPAKYKYVDANGDEKTWTGQGRTPSAIQEQLDAGKSLEEFAI; via the coding sequence ATGTCTGAATTAACAAAAACTCTATTAAATATCCGCAGCCTTCGTGCGTTCTCACGTGAATTAACTCTTGAGCAACTTGAAGAAGCACTAGACAAGCTGACTATTGTTGTACAAGAGCGTCAAGAGTCTGAAGCTGAAGAACGTGCTGCTAAAGCCGAGCAAGAAGCTAAACTTTCTGCTATTGCTGAACAAATTGCAAAAGACGGAATTGATGTTGCCGATCTTATTGCTGCACTTTCTGGTGAAGCAAAATCTAAAACAACAAAAGCGAAACGCGCTCCTCGCCCAGCGAAATACAAATATGTAGACGCAAACGGTGACGAGAAGACTTGGACAGGTCAAGGTCGTACACCTTCAGCTATCCAAGAACAGCTAGATGCTGGTAAATCTCTAGAAGAGTTTGCTATCTAA
- a CDS encoding Na+/H+ antiporter NhaC family protein: MNLIDFATSPLSLLPPLVALSLAIVTRRVLVSLGVGIIMGAILLADYSVGNAASYVFTKASGVFIEDGGINTWNMSIIAFLIILGMTTALLTLSGGTRAFAEWAQSRVKSKRGSKLLAAFLGVFIFVDDYFNSLAVGAISRPVTDRFYVSRAKLAYILDSTAAPMCVIMPASSWGAYIITIIGGILVTHGVTEYSALGAYVRLIPMNFYAVFALLMVFAVAWFGLDVGKMREHEIEASQGRGFEGDNDQKQAHDLNEELDIEESENGSVSDLIMPIVSLIVATVAAMLYTGGQALAADGQAFNLLGAFENTDVGKSLVYGGIIGLLVALATVFKQKLSMADIARTMWIGASSMFGAILILVFAWTIGSVIGDMKTGSYLSSLVTGSIDYHWLPVILFLLAGIMAFSTGTSWGTFGIMLPIAGDMAAASDIALILPMLSAVLAGAVFGDHCSPISDTTILSSTGARCNHIDHVSTQLPYALSVAFVSCIGFITLGMTSSIGIAFGAASLTFVAVCFALAYFSRCKMATCKS; encoded by the coding sequence ATGAATTTAATAGATTTTGCAACATCACCTTTATCTTTGCTTCCGCCCCTTGTGGCTTTGAGCCTTGCTATTGTTACCCGCCGTGTATTGGTTTCTTTGGGTGTCGGTATCATCATGGGTGCGATTTTACTTGCTGACTACTCAGTAGGTAACGCAGCGAGCTACGTGTTTACTAAAGCATCTGGTGTTTTCATCGAAGATGGTGGCATTAACACTTGGAACATGAGCATCATTGCATTCCTAATTATTCTTGGAATGACAACTGCACTATTAACACTGTCTGGCGGTACTCGTGCATTCGCTGAGTGGGCTCAGTCTCGCGTTAAGAGCAAACGTGGTTCAAAACTACTTGCTGCTTTCTTAGGTGTATTCATCTTCGTGGATGATTACTTCAACAGCTTAGCGGTAGGTGCTATCTCTCGCCCTGTAACAGACCGTTTCTACGTATCTCGCGCTAAGCTTGCTTATATTCTCGATTCTACCGCTGCTCCAATGTGTGTGATCATGCCAGCTTCTAGCTGGGGTGCATACATCATTACTATTATTGGTGGCATCTTAGTAACACACGGTGTAACTGAATATTCAGCACTGGGTGCTTACGTTCGTCTTATCCCAATGAACTTCTACGCTGTGTTTGCACTACTAATGGTGTTCGCAGTGGCATGGTTCGGTCTAGATGTTGGTAAGATGCGTGAGCATGAGATCGAAGCATCTCAAGGTCGTGGCTTTGAAGGTGACAACGATCAAAAGCAAGCTCACGATCTAAACGAAGAGCTAGACATCGAAGAGAGCGAGAATGGTTCTGTTTCTGACCTAATTATGCCGATCGTTTCGTTAATTGTTGCGACGGTTGCAGCAATGCTTTACACCGGCGGTCAAGCGCTAGCTGCTGATGGTCAAGCGTTTAACCTACTTGGTGCATTCGAAAATACCGATGTTGGCAAGTCTCTTGTTTACGGTGGCATCATCGGTCTACTAGTGGCGCTAGCGACTGTATTTAAACAGAAGCTATCTATGGCAGACATCGCAAGAACAATGTGGATCGGCGCAAGCTCTATGTTTGGCGCTATATTGATTCTTGTATTCGCTTGGACTATCGGTTCTGTAATCGGCGACATGAAAACAGGTTCTTACCTATCGTCTCTAGTAACGGGCAGCATTGATTACCACTGGTTACCAGTTATCCTGTTCCTTCTAGCCGGTATTATGGCTTTCTCGACAGGTACATCTTGGGGTACGTTCGGTATCATGCTACCTATCGCGGGTGATATGGCTGCTGCATCTGACATCGCGCTGATTCTTCCGATGCTAAGTGCGGTTCTAGCGGGTGCTGTATTTGGTGACCACTGTTCTCCAATCTCAGATACAACGATTCTGTCTTCTACAGGTGCTCGTTGTAACCACATCGACCACGTATCAACACAGCTTCCATACGCGTTGTCTGTAGCGTTCGTATCTTGCATTGGTTTCATCACTCTAGGTATGACATCTTCAATTGGCATCGCATTTGGCGCAGCGTCTCTAACGTTTGTTGCTGTATGTTTTGCATTGGCTTACTTCTCTCGCTGCAAAATGGCGACATGCAAAAGCTAA